In a single window of the Cupriavidus basilensis genome:
- a CDS encoding DUF350 domain-containing protein, with the protein MTLPMQPVYAYLIYILSSFAMLGLFLIVYTRITPHREFELIRRGNVAAALSLGGAVLGFSLTLSASIQHNAAFSMFVLWGFGAFVVQVLAYVLVARALRGVSEEITADNRGMGALMGVVSLAAGIVNAACLA; encoded by the coding sequence ATGACATTGCCCATGCAACCGGTCTACGCCTACCTGATCTACATTCTTTCCAGCTTCGCCATGCTGGGGCTGTTTCTAATCGTGTACACGCGGATCACGCCGCACCGCGAGTTCGAACTGATACGCCGGGGCAATGTGGCGGCGGCCTTGTCGCTGGGCGGCGCCGTGCTGGGGTTTTCTCTGACGCTCTCGGCCAGCATCCAGCACAACGCAGCCTTCTCGATGTTCGTGCTGTGGGGCTTTGGCGCGTTCGTGGTGCAGGTGCTGGCCTATGTGCTGGTGGCGCGGGCGCTGCGCGGCGTCAGCGAGGAAATCACCGCGGATAATCGCGGCATGGGTGCGCTGATGGGGGTGGTATCGCTGGCGGCGGGCATCGTCAATGCCGCGTGCCTGGCCTAG
- a CDS encoding H-NS family nucleoid-associated regulatory protein, with product MSESDEAKLAAATWVREQMDRHGLTLDDLLEAGCFAAPPAPPAPAQAVPRATLAVTPPAAAPAAAPEAEKPARALYRNAMGQSWDGTGERPEWLQRAVNAGQTVDFFRVG from the coding sequence ATGTCAGAGTCTGATGAAGCCAAACTAGCCGCGGCGACGTGGGTCCGTGAGCAGATGGATCGCCACGGCCTCACGCTCGACGATTTACTCGAAGCGGGCTGTTTCGCTGCCCCCCCGGCTCCGCCGGCACCGGCTCAGGCAGTGCCAAGGGCCACGCTGGCCGTTACGCCCCCGGCCGCCGCGCCGGCGGCAGCCCCCGAGGCGGAAAAGCCAGCCCGGGCGCTTTACCGCAATGCCATGGGCCAGAGTTGGGACGGTACCGGCGAGCGTCCGGAGTGGCTGCAGCGGGCAGTCAACGCGGGGCAGACGGTCGATTTC